A section of the Bombus terrestris chromosome 2, iyBomTerr1.2, whole genome shotgun sequence genome encodes:
- the LOC100642480 gene encoding troponin I isoform X2: MADDERKRLEDEKKRKQAETDRKRAEVRARLEEASKAKKAKKGFMTPDRKKKLRLLLRKKAAEELKKEQERKAAERRRIIEERCGKPKNVDDASEDDLREICQMYYDRVYLCEGQKWDLEREVRKRDYEIADLNSQVNDLRGKFMKPTLKKVSKYENKFAKLQKKAAEFNFRNQLKQVKKKEFTLEEEDKENASKDKKKPDWSKKGDEKKVKEEEVEA; encoded by the exons ATGGCGGACGATGAG AGGAAACGTCTCGAGGAT gaaaagaagaggaaacaggCGGAGACGGATCGAAAGAGGGCGGAGGTCCGCGCCCGCCTTGAAGAGGCTTCCAAAGCCAAGAAGGCGAAGAAGGGTTTCATGACCCCTGACAGGAAGAAGAAGCTTAGG CTGTTGCTGCGAAAGAAAGCCGCGGAGGAATTGAAAAAGGAGCAAGAGAGAAAGGCAGCCGAGAGAAGGCGCATTATCGAGGAACGTTGTGGAAAGCCGAAGAACGTGGACGACGCTAGCGAAG ACGATTTGAGGGAGATTTGCCAAATGTATTACGACCGCGTCTACCTTTGTGAGGGTCAGAAGTGGGATTTGGAGCGTGAAGTTCGGAAAAGGGACTATGAG ATCGCGGACTTGAACAGCCAGGTGAACGACCTTCGAGGTAAATT CATGAAACCCACGCTGAAGAAAGTCTCCAAGTACGAAAACAAGTTCGCCAAACTGCAGAAGAAGGCGGCCGAGTTTAACTTCCGTAACCAGCTTAAACAGGTTAAGAAGAAGGAATTCACCCTCGAGGAAGAGGACAAGGAG AACGCGTCAAAAGATAAG
- the LOC100642480 gene encoding troponin I isoform X8 produces the protein MADDERKRLEDEKKRKQAETDRKRAEVRARLEEASKAKKAKKGFMTPDRKKKLRLLLRKKAAEELKKEQERKAAERRRIIEERCGKPKNVDDASEANVKSILIQYHKRIIALEGEKYDLEYEVAKKDFEIADLNSQVNDLRGKFMKPTLKKVSKYENKFAKLQKKAAEFNFRNQLKQVKKKEFTLEEEDKEKKPDWSKKGDEKKVKEEEVEA, from the exons ATGGCGGACGATGAG AGGAAACGTCTCGAGGAT gaaaagaagaggaaacaggCGGAGACGGATCGAAAGAGGGCGGAGGTCCGCGCCCGCCTTGAAGAGGCTTCCAAAGCCAAGAAGGCGAAGAAGGGTTTCATGACCCCTGACAGGAAGAAGAAGCTTAGG CTGTTGCTGCGAAAGAAAGCCGCGGAGGAATTGAAAAAGGAGCAAGAGAGAAAGGCAGCCGAGAGAAGGCGCATTATCGAGGAACGTTGTGGAAAGCCGAAGAACGTGGACGACGCTAGCGAAG CTAACGTGAAGTCCATTCTGATCCAGTATCATAAGAGGATCATCGCTCTCGAGGGGGAAAAGTACGACCTTGAGTACGAAGTCGCCAAGAAGGATTTCGAG ATCGCGGACTTGAACAGCCAGGTGAACGACCTTCGAGGTAAATT CATGAAACCCACGCTGAAGAAAGTCTCCAAGTACGAAAACAAGTTCGCCAAACTGCAGAAGAAGGCGGCCGAGTTTAACTTCCGTAACCAGCTTAAACAGGTTAAGAAGAAGGAATTCACCCTCGAGGAAGAGGACAAGGAG
- the LOC100642480 gene encoding troponin I isoform X5, translated as MADDERKRLEDEKKRKQAETDRKRAEVRARLEEASKAKKAKKGFMTPDRKKKLRLLLRKKAAEELKKEQERKAAERRRIIEERCGKPKNVDDASEETVKRVLREYHNRITALEDQKFDLEYVVKKKDYEIADLNSQVNDLRGKFMKPTLKKVSKYENKFAKLQKKAAEFNFRNQLKQVKKKEFTLEEEDKEKKPDWSKKGDEKKVKEEEVEA; from the exons ATGGCGGACGATGAG AGGAAACGTCTCGAGGAT gaaaagaagaggaaacaggCGGAGACGGATCGAAAGAGGGCGGAGGTCCGCGCCCGCCTTGAAGAGGCTTCCAAAGCCAAGAAGGCGAAGAAGGGTTTCATGACCCCTGACAGGAAGAAGAAGCTTAGG CTGTTGCTGCGAAAGAAAGCCGCGGAGGAATTGAAAAAGGAGCAAGAGAGAAAGGCAGCCGAGAGAAGGCGCATTATCGAGGAACGTTGTGGAAAGCCGAAGAACGTGGACGACGCTAGCGAAG AAACCGTGAAGCGCGTGCTGCGTGAATACCACAATAGGATCACAGCATTGGAGGATCAAAAATTCGACCTCGAATATGTTGTGAAGAAGAAGGACTACGAG ATCGCGGACTTGAACAGCCAGGTGAACGACCTTCGAGGTAAATT CATGAAACCCACGCTGAAGAAAGTCTCCAAGTACGAAAACAAGTTCGCCAAACTGCAGAAGAAGGCGGCCGAGTTTAACTTCCGTAACCAGCTTAAACAGGTTAAGAAGAAGGAATTCACCCTCGAGGAAGAGGACAAGGAG
- the LOC100642480 gene encoding troponin I isoform X14: MADDERKRLEDEKKRKQAETDRKRAEVRARLEEASKAKKAKKGFMTPDRKKKLRLLLRKKAAEELKKEQERKAAERRRIIEERCGKPKNVDDASEDDLREICQMYYDRVYLCEGQKWDLEREVRKRDYEIADLNSQVNDLRGKFMKPTLKKVSKYENKFAKLQKKAAEFNFRNQLKQVKKKEFTLEEEDKEPKKSEKAEWQTKK; encoded by the exons ATGGCGGACGATGAG AGGAAACGTCTCGAGGAT gaaaagaagaggaaacaggCGGAGACGGATCGAAAGAGGGCGGAGGTCCGCGCCCGCCTTGAAGAGGCTTCCAAAGCCAAGAAGGCGAAGAAGGGTTTCATGACCCCTGACAGGAAGAAGAAGCTTAGG CTGTTGCTGCGAAAGAAAGCCGCGGAGGAATTGAAAAAGGAGCAAGAGAGAAAGGCAGCCGAGAGAAGGCGCATTATCGAGGAACGTTGTGGAAAGCCGAAGAACGTGGACGACGCTAGCGAAG ACGATTTGAGGGAGATTTGCCAAATGTATTACGACCGCGTCTACCTTTGTGAGGGTCAGAAGTGGGATTTGGAGCGTGAAGTTCGGAAAAGGGACTATGAG ATCGCGGACTTGAACAGCCAGGTGAACGACCTTCGAGGTAAATT CATGAAACCCACGCTGAAGAAAGTCTCCAAGTACGAAAACAAGTTCGCCAAACTGCAGAAGAAGGCGGCCGAGTTTAACTTCCGTAACCAGCTTAAACAGGTTAAGAAGAAGGAATTCACCCTCGAGGAAGAGGACAAGGAG CCCAAGAAGTCCGAGAAGGCAGAGTGGCAGACGAAGAAGTAG
- the LOC100642480 gene encoding troponin I isoform X17, which translates to MADDEEKKRKQAETDRKRAEVRARLEEASKAKKAKKGFMTPDRKKKLRLLLRKKAAEELKKEQERKAAERRRIIEERCGKPKNVDDASEDDLREICQMYYDRVYLCEGQKWDLEREVRKRDYEIADLNSQVNDLRGKFMKPTLKKVSKYENKFAKLQKKAAEFNFRNQLKQVKKKEFTLEEEDKEPKKSEKAEWQTKK; encoded by the exons ATGGCGGACGATGAG gaaaagaagaggaaacaggCGGAGACGGATCGAAAGAGGGCGGAGGTCCGCGCCCGCCTTGAAGAGGCTTCCAAAGCCAAGAAGGCGAAGAAGGGTTTCATGACCCCTGACAGGAAGAAGAAGCTTAGG CTGTTGCTGCGAAAGAAAGCCGCGGAGGAATTGAAAAAGGAGCAAGAGAGAAAGGCAGCCGAGAGAAGGCGCATTATCGAGGAACGTTGTGGAAAGCCGAAGAACGTGGACGACGCTAGCGAAG ACGATTTGAGGGAGATTTGCCAAATGTATTACGACCGCGTCTACCTTTGTGAGGGTCAGAAGTGGGATTTGGAGCGTGAAGTTCGGAAAAGGGACTATGAG ATCGCGGACTTGAACAGCCAGGTGAACGACCTTCGAGGTAAATT CATGAAACCCACGCTGAAGAAAGTCTCCAAGTACGAAAACAAGTTCGCCAAACTGCAGAAGAAGGCGGCCGAGTTTAACTTCCGTAACCAGCTTAAACAGGTTAAGAAGAAGGAATTCACCCTCGAGGAAGAGGACAAGGAG CCCAAGAAGTCCGAGAAGGCAGAGTGGCAGACGAAGAAGTAG
- the LOC100642480 gene encoding troponin I isoform X6 yields MADDEEKKRKQAETDRKRAEVRARLEEASKAKKAKKGFMTPDRKKKLRLLLRKKAAEELKKEQERKAAERRRIIEERCGKPKNVDDASEETVKRVLREYHNRITALEDQKFDLEYVVKKKDYEIADLNSQVNDLRGKFMKPTLKKVSKYENKFAKLQKKAAEFNFRNQLKQVKKKEFTLEEEDKENASKDKKKPDWSKKGDEKKVKEEEVEA; encoded by the exons ATGGCGGACGATGAG gaaaagaagaggaaacaggCGGAGACGGATCGAAAGAGGGCGGAGGTCCGCGCCCGCCTTGAAGAGGCTTCCAAAGCCAAGAAGGCGAAGAAGGGTTTCATGACCCCTGACAGGAAGAAGAAGCTTAGG CTGTTGCTGCGAAAGAAAGCCGCGGAGGAATTGAAAAAGGAGCAAGAGAGAAAGGCAGCCGAGAGAAGGCGCATTATCGAGGAACGTTGTGGAAAGCCGAAGAACGTGGACGACGCTAGCGAAG AAACCGTGAAGCGCGTGCTGCGTGAATACCACAATAGGATCACAGCATTGGAGGATCAAAAATTCGACCTCGAATATGTTGTGAAGAAGAAGGACTACGAG ATCGCGGACTTGAACAGCCAGGTGAACGACCTTCGAGGTAAATT CATGAAACCCACGCTGAAGAAAGTCTCCAAGTACGAAAACAAGTTCGCCAAACTGCAGAAGAAGGCGGCCGAGTTTAACTTCCGTAACCAGCTTAAACAGGTTAAGAAGAAGGAATTCACCCTCGAGGAAGAGGACAAGGAG AACGCGTCAAAAGATAAG
- the LOC100642480 gene encoding troponin I isoform X18, protein MADDEEKKRKQAETDRKRAEVRARLEEASKAKKAKKGFMTPDRKKKLRLLLRKKAAEELKKEQERKAAERRRIIEERCGKPKNVDDASEAELQTICSTYWNRLYSLEGDKFDLERQIRLKEFEIADLNSQVNDLRGKFMKPTLKKVSKYENKFAKLQKKAAEFNFRNQLKQVKKKEFTLEEEDKEPKKSEKAEWQTKK, encoded by the exons ATGGCGGACGATGAG gaaaagaagaggaaacaggCGGAGACGGATCGAAAGAGGGCGGAGGTCCGCGCCCGCCTTGAAGAGGCTTCCAAAGCCAAGAAGGCGAAGAAGGGTTTCATGACCCCTGACAGGAAGAAGAAGCTTAGG CTGTTGCTGCGAAAGAAAGCCGCGGAGGAATTGAAAAAGGAGCAAGAGAGAAAGGCAGCCGAGAGAAGGCGCATTATCGAGGAACGTTGTGGAAAGCCGAAGAACGTGGACGACGCTAGCGAAG CCGAGCTCCAGACGATCTGTTCGACATATTGGAACAGACTATACTCGCTCGAGGGCGATAAGTTTGACCTCGAGAGGCAAATTAGGTTGAAAGAATTCGAG ATCGCGGACTTGAACAGCCAGGTGAACGACCTTCGAGGTAAATT CATGAAACCCACGCTGAAGAAAGTCTCCAAGTACGAAAACAAGTTCGCCAAACTGCAGAAGAAGGCGGCCGAGTTTAACTTCCGTAACCAGCTTAAACAGGTTAAGAAGAAGGAATTCACCCTCGAGGAAGAGGACAAGGAG CCCAAGAAGTCCGAGAAGGCAGAGTGGCAGACGAAGAAGTAG
- the LOC100642480 gene encoding troponin I isoform X7, translating into MADDERKRLEDEKKRKQAETDRKRAEVRARLEEASKAKKAKKGFMTPDRKKKLRLLLRKKAAEELKKEQERKAAERRRIIEERCGKPKNVDDASEDDLREICQMYYDRVYLCEGQKWDLEREVRKRDYEIADLNSQVNDLRGKFMKPTLKKVSKYENKFAKLQKKAAEFNFRNQLKQVKKKEFTLEEEDKEKKPDWSKKGDEKKVKEEEVEA; encoded by the exons ATGGCGGACGATGAG AGGAAACGTCTCGAGGAT gaaaagaagaggaaacaggCGGAGACGGATCGAAAGAGGGCGGAGGTCCGCGCCCGCCTTGAAGAGGCTTCCAAAGCCAAGAAGGCGAAGAAGGGTTTCATGACCCCTGACAGGAAGAAGAAGCTTAGG CTGTTGCTGCGAAAGAAAGCCGCGGAGGAATTGAAAAAGGAGCAAGAGAGAAAGGCAGCCGAGAGAAGGCGCATTATCGAGGAACGTTGTGGAAAGCCGAAGAACGTGGACGACGCTAGCGAAG ACGATTTGAGGGAGATTTGCCAAATGTATTACGACCGCGTCTACCTTTGTGAGGGTCAGAAGTGGGATTTGGAGCGTGAAGTTCGGAAAAGGGACTATGAG ATCGCGGACTTGAACAGCCAGGTGAACGACCTTCGAGGTAAATT CATGAAACCCACGCTGAAGAAAGTCTCCAAGTACGAAAACAAGTTCGCCAAACTGCAGAAGAAGGCGGCCGAGTTTAACTTCCGTAACCAGCTTAAACAGGTTAAGAAGAAGGAATTCACCCTCGAGGAAGAGGACAAGGAG
- the LOC100642480 gene encoding troponin I isoform X4 has protein sequence MADDERKRLEDEKKRKQAETDRKRAEVRARLEEASKAKKAKKGFMTPDRKKKLRLLLRKKAAEELKKEQERKAAERRRIIEERCGKPKNVDDASEAELQTICSTYWNRLYSLEGDKFDLERQIRLKEFEIADLNSQVNDLRGKFMKPTLKKVSKYENKFAKLQKKAAEFNFRNQLKQVKKKEFTLEEEDKENASKDKKKPDWSKKGDEKKVKEEEVEA, from the exons ATGGCGGACGATGAG AGGAAACGTCTCGAGGAT gaaaagaagaggaaacaggCGGAGACGGATCGAAAGAGGGCGGAGGTCCGCGCCCGCCTTGAAGAGGCTTCCAAAGCCAAGAAGGCGAAGAAGGGTTTCATGACCCCTGACAGGAAGAAGAAGCTTAGG CTGTTGCTGCGAAAGAAAGCCGCGGAGGAATTGAAAAAGGAGCAAGAGAGAAAGGCAGCCGAGAGAAGGCGCATTATCGAGGAACGTTGTGGAAAGCCGAAGAACGTGGACGACGCTAGCGAAG CCGAGCTCCAGACGATCTGTTCGACATATTGGAACAGACTATACTCGCTCGAGGGCGATAAGTTTGACCTCGAGAGGCAAATTAGGTTGAAAGAATTCGAG ATCGCGGACTTGAACAGCCAGGTGAACGACCTTCGAGGTAAATT CATGAAACCCACGCTGAAGAAAGTCTCCAAGTACGAAAACAAGTTCGCCAAACTGCAGAAGAAGGCGGCCGAGTTTAACTTCCGTAACCAGCTTAAACAGGTTAAGAAGAAGGAATTCACCCTCGAGGAAGAGGACAAGGAG AACGCGTCAAAAGATAAG
- the LOC100642480 gene encoding troponin I isoform X15 gives MADDERKRLEDEKKRKQAETDRKRAEVRARLEEASKAKKAKKGFMTPDRKKKLRLLLRKKAAEELKKEQERKAAERRRIIEERCGKPKNVDDASEANVKSILIQYHKRIIALEGEKYDLEYEVAKKDFEIADLNSQVNDLRGKFMKPTLKKVSKYENKFAKLQKKAAEFNFRNQLKQVKKKEFTLEEEDKEPKKSEKAEWQTKK, from the exons ATGGCGGACGATGAG AGGAAACGTCTCGAGGAT gaaaagaagaggaaacaggCGGAGACGGATCGAAAGAGGGCGGAGGTCCGCGCCCGCCTTGAAGAGGCTTCCAAAGCCAAGAAGGCGAAGAAGGGTTTCATGACCCCTGACAGGAAGAAGAAGCTTAGG CTGTTGCTGCGAAAGAAAGCCGCGGAGGAATTGAAAAAGGAGCAAGAGAGAAAGGCAGCCGAGAGAAGGCGCATTATCGAGGAACGTTGTGGAAAGCCGAAGAACGTGGACGACGCTAGCGAAG CTAACGTGAAGTCCATTCTGATCCAGTATCATAAGAGGATCATCGCTCTCGAGGGGGAAAAGTACGACCTTGAGTACGAAGTCGCCAAGAAGGATTTCGAG ATCGCGGACTTGAACAGCCAGGTGAACGACCTTCGAGGTAAATT CATGAAACCCACGCTGAAGAAAGTCTCCAAGTACGAAAACAAGTTCGCCAAACTGCAGAAGAAGGCGGCCGAGTTTAACTTCCGTAACCAGCTTAAACAGGTTAAGAAGAAGGAATTCACCCTCGAGGAAGAGGACAAGGAG CCCAAGAAGTCCGAGAAGGCAGAGTGGCAGACGAAGAAGTAG
- the LOC100642480 gene encoding troponin I isoform X9, translating into MADDEEKKRKQAETDRKRAEVRARLEEASKAKKAKKGFMTPDRKKKLRLLLRKKAAEELKKEQERKAAERRRIIEERCGKPKNVDDASEAELQTICSTYWNRLYSLEGDKFDLERQIRLKEFEIADLNSQVNDLRGKFMKPTLKKVSKYENKFAKLQKKAAEFNFRNQLKQVKKKEFTLEEEDKENASKDKKKPDWSKKGDEKKVKEEEVEA; encoded by the exons ATGGCGGACGATGAG gaaaagaagaggaaacaggCGGAGACGGATCGAAAGAGGGCGGAGGTCCGCGCCCGCCTTGAAGAGGCTTCCAAAGCCAAGAAGGCGAAGAAGGGTTTCATGACCCCTGACAGGAAGAAGAAGCTTAGG CTGTTGCTGCGAAAGAAAGCCGCGGAGGAATTGAAAAAGGAGCAAGAGAGAAAGGCAGCCGAGAGAAGGCGCATTATCGAGGAACGTTGTGGAAAGCCGAAGAACGTGGACGACGCTAGCGAAG CCGAGCTCCAGACGATCTGTTCGACATATTGGAACAGACTATACTCGCTCGAGGGCGATAAGTTTGACCTCGAGAGGCAAATTAGGTTGAAAGAATTCGAG ATCGCGGACTTGAACAGCCAGGTGAACGACCTTCGAGGTAAATT CATGAAACCCACGCTGAAGAAAGTCTCCAAGTACGAAAACAAGTTCGCCAAACTGCAGAAGAAGGCGGCCGAGTTTAACTTCCGTAACCAGCTTAAACAGGTTAAGAAGAAGGAATTCACCCTCGAGGAAGAGGACAAGGAG AACGCGTCAAAAGATAAG
- the LOC100642480 gene encoding troponin I isoform X3: MADDERKRLEDEKKRKQAETDRKRAEVRARLEEASKAKKAKKGFMTPDRKKKLRLLLRKKAAEELKKEQERKAAERRRIIEERCGKPKNVDDASEANVKSILIQYHKRIIALEGEKYDLEYEVAKKDFEIADLNSQVNDLRGKFMKPTLKKVSKYENKFAKLQKKAAEFNFRNQLKQVKKKEFTLEEEDKENASKDKKKPDWSKKGDEKKVKEEEVEA, encoded by the exons ATGGCGGACGATGAG AGGAAACGTCTCGAGGAT gaaaagaagaggaaacaggCGGAGACGGATCGAAAGAGGGCGGAGGTCCGCGCCCGCCTTGAAGAGGCTTCCAAAGCCAAGAAGGCGAAGAAGGGTTTCATGACCCCTGACAGGAAGAAGAAGCTTAGG CTGTTGCTGCGAAAGAAAGCCGCGGAGGAATTGAAAAAGGAGCAAGAGAGAAAGGCAGCCGAGAGAAGGCGCATTATCGAGGAACGTTGTGGAAAGCCGAAGAACGTGGACGACGCTAGCGAAG CTAACGTGAAGTCCATTCTGATCCAGTATCATAAGAGGATCATCGCTCTCGAGGGGGAAAAGTACGACCTTGAGTACGAAGTCGCCAAGAAGGATTTCGAG ATCGCGGACTTGAACAGCCAGGTGAACGACCTTCGAGGTAAATT CATGAAACCCACGCTGAAGAAAGTCTCCAAGTACGAAAACAAGTTCGCCAAACTGCAGAAGAAGGCGGCCGAGTTTAACTTCCGTAACCAGCTTAAACAGGTTAAGAAGAAGGAATTCACCCTCGAGGAAGAGGACAAGGAG AACGCGTCAAAAGATAAG
- the LOC100642480 gene encoding troponin I isoform X1, whose translation MADDERKRLEDEKKRKQAETDRKRAEVRARLEEASKAKKAKKGFMTPDRKKKLRLLLRKKAAEELKKEQERKAAERRRIIEERCGKPKNVDDASEETVKRVLREYHNRITALEDQKFDLEYVVKKKDYEIADLNSQVNDLRGKFMKPTLKKVSKYENKFAKLQKKAAEFNFRNQLKQVKKKEFTLEEEDKENASKDKKKPDWSKKGDEKKVKEEEVEA comes from the exons ATGGCGGACGATGAG AGGAAACGTCTCGAGGAT gaaaagaagaggaaacaggCGGAGACGGATCGAAAGAGGGCGGAGGTCCGCGCCCGCCTTGAAGAGGCTTCCAAAGCCAAGAAGGCGAAGAAGGGTTTCATGACCCCTGACAGGAAGAAGAAGCTTAGG CTGTTGCTGCGAAAGAAAGCCGCGGAGGAATTGAAAAAGGAGCAAGAGAGAAAGGCAGCCGAGAGAAGGCGCATTATCGAGGAACGTTGTGGAAAGCCGAAGAACGTGGACGACGCTAGCGAAG AAACCGTGAAGCGCGTGCTGCGTGAATACCACAATAGGATCACAGCATTGGAGGATCAAAAATTCGACCTCGAATATGTTGTGAAGAAGAAGGACTACGAG ATCGCGGACTTGAACAGCCAGGTGAACGACCTTCGAGGTAAATT CATGAAACCCACGCTGAAGAAAGTCTCCAAGTACGAAAACAAGTTCGCCAAACTGCAGAAGAAGGCGGCCGAGTTTAACTTCCGTAACCAGCTTAAACAGGTTAAGAAGAAGGAATTCACCCTCGAGGAAGAGGACAAGGAG AACGCGTCAAAAGATAAG
- the LOC100642480 gene encoding troponin I isoform X16, translating to MADDEEKKRKQAETDRKRAEVRARLEEASKAKKAKKGFMTPDRKKKLRLLLRKKAAEELKKEQERKAAERRRIIEERCGKPKNVDDASEETVKRVLREYHNRITALEDQKFDLEYVVKKKDYEIADLNSQVNDLRGKFMKPTLKKVSKYENKFAKLQKKAAEFNFRNQLKQVKKKEFTLEEEDKEPKKSEKAEWQTKK from the exons ATGGCGGACGATGAG gaaaagaagaggaaacaggCGGAGACGGATCGAAAGAGGGCGGAGGTCCGCGCCCGCCTTGAAGAGGCTTCCAAAGCCAAGAAGGCGAAGAAGGGTTTCATGACCCCTGACAGGAAGAAGAAGCTTAGG CTGTTGCTGCGAAAGAAAGCCGCGGAGGAATTGAAAAAGGAGCAAGAGAGAAAGGCAGCCGAGAGAAGGCGCATTATCGAGGAACGTTGTGGAAAGCCGAAGAACGTGGACGACGCTAGCGAAG AAACCGTGAAGCGCGTGCTGCGTGAATACCACAATAGGATCACAGCATTGGAGGATCAAAAATTCGACCTCGAATATGTTGTGAAGAAGAAGGACTACGAG ATCGCGGACTTGAACAGCCAGGTGAACGACCTTCGAGGTAAATT CATGAAACCCACGCTGAAGAAAGTCTCCAAGTACGAAAACAAGTTCGCCAAACTGCAGAAGAAGGCGGCCGAGTTTAACTTCCGTAACCAGCTTAAACAGGTTAAGAAGAAGGAATTCACCCTCGAGGAAGAGGACAAGGAG CCCAAGAAGTCCGAGAAGGCAGAGTGGCAGACGAAGAAGTAG